From a single Molothrus ater isolate BHLD 08-10-18 breed brown headed cowbird chromosome Z, BPBGC_Mater_1.1, whole genome shotgun sequence genomic region:
- the ARSK gene encoding arylsulfatase K, translating to MRDCGPLRDGGPLGLAGVALLLMAAGAGARPRPAVPGDQPRSNVVLVACDSLDGRLTFLPGNQTVDLPSINFMKRHGTVFLNAYTNSPICCPSRAAMWSGLFTHITESWNNFKGLDPDYVTWMDLMEKHGYHTQKFGKLDFTSGHHSVSNRVEAWTRDVNFLLRQEGRPMVKLTGHRKQFRVMEKDWQNTDKAVNWIKEEAVNFTQPFILYLGLNLPHPYPSPYAGENFGSSTFLTSPYWLEKVNYEAIKIPKWISLSEMHPVDYYSSYTKNCTGEFTKEEVRNIRAFYYAMCAETDAMLGEIISALQDTGLLGKTVVIFTADHGELAMEHRQFYKMSMYEGSSHVPLLVMGPGFREQQQIPNVVSLVDIYPTMLDIARVPVPQNLSGYSLIPLLREKAESEASPRGPRPSWVLSEFHGCNVNSSVYMLRTGKWKYIAYSDGSSVLPQLFDLTADPDELTNLAIKFPVTVHSLDKILRSIVNYPKVSSSVHEYNKQQFISWKQSLGQNYSSVIANLRWHQDWLKDQKKYENAIDKWLGK from the exons ATGCGAGACTGCGGGCCACTGCGAGACGGCGGGCCGCTGGGGCTAGCCGGCGTGGCGCTGCTCCTCATGGCCGCCGGGGCGGGAGCAAGGCCGCGGCCCGCCGTCCCCGGGGACCAGCCCCGATCTAACGTGGTGTTGGTGGCCTGCGACTCCTTG GATGGACGCTTGACATTTTTGCCAGGAAATCAGACTGTAGATTTACCTTCCATAAATTTTATGAAAAGACATGGCACTGTCTTTCTCAATGCCTACACCAATTCTCCAATTTGTTGTCCTTCCCGTGCAG ctatGTGGAGTGGTCTTTTCACTCATATAACAGAATCTTGGAATAACTTCAAAGGTCTAGATCCAGATTATGTAACATGGATGGATCTCATGGAGAAGCATGGCTACCATACGCAGAAGTTTGGGAAATTGGACTTTACTTCTGGACATCATTCAGTAAG TAACCGTGTGGAAGCTTGGACTAGGGATGTTAACTTCCTGCTCCGACAAGAAGGAAGACCCATGGTGAAACTTACAGGCCATAGGAAGCAGTTTAGAGTAATGGAAAAAGATTGGCAGAATACTGATAAAGCAGTAAATTGGATAAAGGAAGAAGCTGTTAACTTTACTCAACCATTTATTCTTTACTTGGGACTGAATTTACCACACCCATATCCATCACCCtatgcaggagaaaattttgGATCCTCTACATTTTTAACATCTCCCTATTGGCTTGAAAAG gTAAATTATGAAGCTATTAAAATACCCAAGTGGATTTCTCTTTCAGAGATGCATCCTGTAGACTATTACTCATCATACACCAAGAATTGCACAGGAGAGTTTACAAAGGAAGAAGTGAGAAATATTAGAGCATTTTATTATGCTATGTGTGCAGAGACAGATGCCATGCTGG GGGAGATTATTTCAGCTCTGCAAGATACTGGGCTTCTTGGAAAAACAGTTGTTATATTCACTGCAGATCATGGAGAACTTGCTATGGAACACCGTCAGTTCTATAAAATGAGCATGTATGAGGGAAGTTCCCACGTTCCTCTTTTAGTTATGGGACCAGGTTTTAGAGAACAGCAGCAAATACCAAATGTAGTATCTCTTGTGGATATCTATCCTACTATGCTTG ATATAGCAAGAGTTCCTGTCCCACAGAACCTCAGTGGATATTCTCTTATACCGCTGCTACGTGAAAAGGCTGAGAGCGAAGCATCACCGAGAGGACCTCGGCCCTCATGGGTGCTGAGTGAGTTCCATGGGTGCAATGTGAATTCCTCTGTGTATATGCTGAGAACTGGCAAGTGGAAATACATCGCGTACTCGGATGGCTCTTCAGTACTGCCCCAACTCTTTG ACCTTACTGCTGATCCAGATGAGCTTACAAATCTTGCCATAAAATTCCCAGTAACTGTACATTCTTTGGACAAAATACTTCGCTCTATAGTAAACTATCCAAAGGTTTCTTCTTCTGTTCATGAGTATAACAAGCAACAGTTTATCAGTTGGAAACAAAGTTTGGGTCAAAATTACTCAAGTGTTATTGCAAACCTTAGGTGGCATCAAGACTGGTTAAAGGACCAAAAAAAGTATGAGAATGCAATTGACAAGTGGCTTGGTAAGTAG